One Rhododendron vialii isolate Sample 1 chromosome 2a, ASM3025357v1 genomic region harbors:
- the LOC131317626 gene encoding glucan endo-1,3-beta-glucosidase 11-like isoform X2 has product MEYSNRLHSPPSILLFISGILFPAMVAAMGINYGQIANNLPSPENVVPLVKSIGASRVKLYDADPRVLKAFANTNVEFIVGLGNEYLSKVKDPASALSWVKTNVQAYLPATKITCIAVGNEVLTFNDSSLTGNLLPAMNSVHAALVSLNLDKQVTVTTAHQLGVLETSYPPSSGSFRRDLKGCITQILDFHVKTSSSFLINAYPYFAYKSNPKQIPIDFVLFQPNSGIVDPATNFHYDNMLFAQIDAVYYALASVGYKNKLSVQISETGWPSKGDSDEAGATVENAKKYNGNLLKLIAQKKGTPLKPNCELNVFVFALFNENMKPGPTSERNYGLFKPDGTPAYLLGLNGSTAVATNTSGGGSNTNTGGTAPLTPLPPQGSSSGYLSISSASGKLHFAISWFFLCLVGIISSVAFLTYF; this is encoded by the exons ATGGAGTACTCCAACAGACTCCACTCTCCTCCTTCCATCCTTCTCTTCATCTCAG ggatCCTGTTTCCGGCAATGGTGGCTGCAATGGGCATCAACTACGGCCAGATAGCGAACAACCTCCCGTCCCCCGAAAACGTAGTCCCCCTCGTCAAATCCATCGGCGCAAGCAGAGTCAAGCTCTACGACGCAGATCCGCGCGTCCTCAAGGCATTTGCCAACACCAACGTCGAGTTCATCGTCGGACTCGGCAACGAGTACTTATCCAAGGTCAAAGACCCCGCCTCCGCCTTGTCCTGGGTCAAAACCAACGTCCAAGCCTACCTCCCCGCCACTAAAATCACCTGCATCGCCGTCGGAAACGAAGTCCTAACCTTCAACGACTCGTCCCTGACCGGCAACCTACTCCCCGCCATGAACAGCGTCCACGCCGCGCTAGTTAGCCTCAATTTGGACAAACAAGTTACCGTAACCACCGCTCACCAGTTAGGCGTCCTCGAGACGTCGTATCCGCCGTCATCTGGAAGCTTCCGTCGGGATCTGAAGGGATGTATTACACAGATCTTGGATTTCCATGTCAAAACCAGTTCTTCTTTCCTCATCAATGCGTATCCTTACTTCGCTTACAAGTCCAATCCGAAGCAAATCCCGATCGACTTCGTCCTGTTCCAGCCTAACTCGGGGATAGTAGATCCCGCCACGAACTTCCACTACGACAACATGCTGTTCGCTCAGATCGACGCCGTGTACTACGCTCTGGCCTCGGTTGGTTACAAGAACAAGCTGTCCGTGCAGATCTCGGAGACCGGATGGCCGTCGAAGGGAGACTCGGACGAAGCGGGAGCGACGGTGGAGAACGCGAAGAAGTATAATGGAAATCTTTTGAAGCTGATTGCGCAGAAGAAGGGGACGCCGTTGAAGCCGAACTGTGAGCTGAACGTGTTCGTGTTCGCGTTGTTTAACGAGAACATGAAGCCCGGGCCGACGTCGGAGAGGAATTACGGCTTGTTTAAGCCGGACGGAACGCCTGCGTATTTGCTGGGGTTGAACGGAAGTACTGCTGTTGCGACCAATACGAGCGGTGGAGGCTCGAACACCAATACAGGTGGTACGGCGCCGCTGACGCCGTTGCCGCCGCAGGGATCGTCGTCGGGTTACTTGTCTATCTCGTCAGCTTCG GGGAAATTACATTTTGCCATCAGTTGGTTCTTTTTGTGCCTTGTGGGGATAATATCATCAGTTGCCTTCTTGACATATTTCTGA
- the LOC131317626 gene encoding glucan endo-1,3-beta-glucosidase 11-like isoform X1 has protein sequence MEYSNRLHSPPSILLFISGILFPAMVAAMGINYGQIANNLPSPENVVPLVKSIGASRVKLYDADPRVLKAFANTNVEFIVGLGNEYLSKVKDPASALSWVKTNVQAYLPATKITCIAVGNEVLTFNDSSLTGNLLPAMNSVHAALVSLNLDKQVTVTTAHQLGVLETSYPPSSGSFRRDLKGCITQILDFHVKTSSSFLINAYPYFAYKSNPKQIPIDFVLFQPNSGIVDPATNFHYDNMLFAQIDAVYYALASVGYKNKLSVQISETGWPSKGDSDEAGATVENAKKYNGNLLKLIAQKKGTPLKPNCELNVFVFALFNENMKPGPTSERNYGLFKPDGTPAYLLGLNGSTAVATNTSGGGSNTNTGGTAPLTPLPPQGSSSGYLSISSASVSELNEHSCCCFSNVRGVQVSVVFFMLRSLALHFFTPFRFVLCLEVYSSIGTFAKYRN, from the exons ATGGAGTACTCCAACAGACTCCACTCTCCTCCTTCCATCCTTCTCTTCATCTCAG ggatCCTGTTTCCGGCAATGGTGGCTGCAATGGGCATCAACTACGGCCAGATAGCGAACAACCTCCCGTCCCCCGAAAACGTAGTCCCCCTCGTCAAATCCATCGGCGCAAGCAGAGTCAAGCTCTACGACGCAGATCCGCGCGTCCTCAAGGCATTTGCCAACACCAACGTCGAGTTCATCGTCGGACTCGGCAACGAGTACTTATCCAAGGTCAAAGACCCCGCCTCCGCCTTGTCCTGGGTCAAAACCAACGTCCAAGCCTACCTCCCCGCCACTAAAATCACCTGCATCGCCGTCGGAAACGAAGTCCTAACCTTCAACGACTCGTCCCTGACCGGCAACCTACTCCCCGCCATGAACAGCGTCCACGCCGCGCTAGTTAGCCTCAATTTGGACAAACAAGTTACCGTAACCACCGCTCACCAGTTAGGCGTCCTCGAGACGTCGTATCCGCCGTCATCTGGAAGCTTCCGTCGGGATCTGAAGGGATGTATTACACAGATCTTGGATTTCCATGTCAAAACCAGTTCTTCTTTCCTCATCAATGCGTATCCTTACTTCGCTTACAAGTCCAATCCGAAGCAAATCCCGATCGACTTCGTCCTGTTCCAGCCTAACTCGGGGATAGTAGATCCCGCCACGAACTTCCACTACGACAACATGCTGTTCGCTCAGATCGACGCCGTGTACTACGCTCTGGCCTCGGTTGGTTACAAGAACAAGCTGTCCGTGCAGATCTCGGAGACCGGATGGCCGTCGAAGGGAGACTCGGACGAAGCGGGAGCGACGGTGGAGAACGCGAAGAAGTATAATGGAAATCTTTTGAAGCTGATTGCGCAGAAGAAGGGGACGCCGTTGAAGCCGAACTGTGAGCTGAACGTGTTCGTGTTCGCGTTGTTTAACGAGAACATGAAGCCCGGGCCGACGTCGGAGAGGAATTACGGCTTGTTTAAGCCGGACGGAACGCCTGCGTATTTGCTGGGGTTGAACGGAAGTACTGCTGTTGCGACCAATACGAGCGGTGGAGGCTCGAACACCAATACAGGTGGTACGGCGCCGCTGACGCCGTTGCCGCCGCAGGGATCGTCGTCGGGTTACTTGTCTATCTCGTCAGCTTCGGTGAGCGAACTGAATGAACACTCTTGTTGTTGCTTTTCTAACGTGCGCGGGGTGCAGGTTTCAGTTGTGTTTTTTATGCTGCGCAGTTTAGCACTTCACTTTTTTACTCCGTTCAGATTTGTTTTGTGTTTAGAAGTATACTCATCGATTGGGACATTTGCTAAATATCGTAACTAG